In the genome of Verrucomicrobiota bacterium, the window TGCTGATACGGACCAACAGTACACCAATGGCACCAAAATTGGATGGGTATCACCTGACCTGGAGGAGTTTGCACAAACGTATTTCCCACGGTTTACAGAGTTCTTTGCCGAGAAGGTCCCCTACCTCAGGAACGATGAGCTGAGCAAGAATGTTGCTTTCTCAATTGGCCAAAACATGTATACTCCGGAAAATATTATAACAACGGATTTGGTGGAAAATGACCGCCCTTATGCGGCCTGGTTGTATCTTGGGGCTGGGTTTCATATGAAAGATGAAAAATTTCAAAACACTTTCGAAATTCAGCTGGGAGTGGTTGGTCCTTCCGCGCTTGGAAAGGAAATTCAGGATTTTGTTCATGACCGTCGCGGCATACCTCGTGCCAATGGGTGGGCAAACCAGCTTGATGATGAGCTTGGAATTAATCTGATTGCGGAACACCGAAGACGATTAAACCAGAATAACATAGGCAAAGGCTGGGAGATGGACGCGACCGCCAACGGAAGTGCGGTTTTGGGAAATGTCAGTACCTACGTCAA includes:
- a CDS encoding lipid A deacylase LpxR family protein; translated protein: MRYLFVSSVIVLGIISGLSAAEAYPKASRSDGGVLSLYFENDLFADTDQQYTNGTKIGWVSPDLEEFAQTYFPRFTEFFAEKVPYLRNDELSKNVAFSIGQNMYTPENIITTDLVENDRPYAAWLYLGAGFHMKDEKFQNTFEIQLGVVGPSALGKEIQDFVHDRRGIPRANGWANQLDDELGINLIAEHRRRLNQNNIGKGWEMDATANGSAVLGNVSTYVNAGIEGRLGYNLPLDFGTTHIRPGGETNIPVLPGIHRKEETYSFLLFASMDGRAVARDIFLDGNTFADSHSVRKEPLVADFAMGVTDQSLG